One window of Bacteroidota bacterium genomic DNA carries:
- a CDS encoding tetratricopeptide repeat protein, whose translation MKKNIILIALFLSVSLVFAQPEGQKKTIHDLMATGTIDFIQDKEKAIRAFTIVISMDPNYVKAYYMRGQSYYGLGQYKKALYDFDKMKELEPDNDKAYALTALILDEADDIFNALQNYSTAIKLNPENANYYFSRAKIQHKYKNYWYAIKDYEKSIELGNKTQDVYYHKGITELYIQHYKEALVSFEASMELGKQDKDAYYYRGYTRMFLTNFEDALEDFDMVIAFDENYAPAYFHKGFIYLEKKDYKQALNFYNKGIKINPQVSRAYHNRGLVYKALEKNDKALADFNICIKYEPKFPDAYLNRALIFEKKEEFTKALNDYDSYLRIVPSNPTVIYARGRMKLREGIEIGACNDFRLAAEMGNKQAIKAVKDICDQLESTKKIKEGIE comes from the coding sequence ATGAAAAAAAATATTATTTTAATCGCACTATTTTTATCAGTCTCATTAGTTTTTGCTCAGCCGGAAGGACAAAAGAAAACTATTCATGACCTTATGGCAACAGGGACAATTGATTTTATTCAAGATAAAGAAAAGGCTATAAGGGCTTTTACAATAGTTATTTCTATGGATCCAAATTATGTAAAAGCTTATTACATGAGAGGACAAAGCTATTATGGACTTGGACAATACAAAAAAGCACTTTATGATTTTGACAAAATGAAAGAATTGGAGCCCGATAATGATAAAGCCTATGCTCTTACTGCATTAATTTTGGATGAAGCAGATGATATATTTAATGCTTTACAAAATTATTCCACAGCAATAAAATTAAATCCGGAGAATGCAAATTATTATTTTTCAAGAGCTAAAATCCAACATAAATATAAGAATTATTGGTACGCAATTAAGGATTATGAAAAGTCAATTGAATTAGGCAATAAAACTCAAGATGTTTATTATCATAAAGGAATTACTGAACTATATATTCAACATTACAAAGAAGCATTAGTAAGTTTTGAGGCTTCAATGGAACTTGGAAAGCAGGATAAAGATGCTTATTATTACAGAGGTTATACAAGAATGTTTCTAACAAATTTTGAAGATGCTTTAGAAGATTTTGATATGGTTATTGCCTTTGATGAAAATTATGCTCCTGCCTATTTCCACAAAGGATTTATTTATTTAGAAAAAAAAGATTACAAACAAGCTTTGAATTTTTATAATAAAGGTATAAAAATAAACCCTCAGGTTTCGCGTGCTTACCACAATAGAGGCTTGGTTTACAAAGCTCTTGAAAAAAATGATAAAGCTCTCGCTGACTTTAATATTTGTATAAAATATGAACCAAAATTCCCCGATGCATATTTGAACAGGGCATTGATATTTGAAAAAAAAGAAGAATTTACAAAAGCATTGAATGATTACGATTCTTATTTACGAATTGTCCCTTCAAATCCTACTGTTATTTATGCAAGAGGAAGAATGAAATTAAGAGAAGGTATTGAAATTGGAGCATGTAATGATTTTAGACTCGCTGCTGAAATGGGTAATAAACAAGCAATAAAAGCAGTTAAAGATATTTGCGACCAATTAGAATCAACAAAGAAAATAAAAGAAGGAATAGAGTAA
- a CDS encoding ABC transporter ATP-binding protein, with protein MIIAKGIEKSYGTLKVLKNINIEIKHNEIVAIAGPSGAGKSTLLHILGTIDKADKGEIIINEQNITNTKSSKLSDFRSQNIGFVFQHHHLLPEFTAVENVCIPAYISKKNKTKTIKKAKELLYYLGLSDRLEHKPSQLSGGELQRIAVARALINDPKIILADEPSGNLDTQNAEELHKLFLELRKKLGQTFIIVTHNQQLAQMSDRVIKMKDGEIV; from the coding sequence ATGATAATTGCAAAAGGAATAGAAAAATCTTATGGTACTTTAAAAGTATTAAAAAATATTAATATTGAAATAAAACATAATGAGATAGTTGCAATTGCAGGACCTTCAGGAGCAGGAAAAAGTACTTTACTTCACATCCTTGGAACAATTGATAAAGCTGATAAAGGTGAAATAATTATTAATGAACAAAACATCACAAATACAAAATCCTCTAAACTCTCTGATTTTAGAAGTCAAAATATTGGTTTTGTATTTCAGCACCATCATCTTTTACCTGAATTCACAGCAGTTGAAAATGTTTGCATCCCTGCTTATATTTCAAAAAAGAATAAAACAAAAACCATAAAAAAAGCCAAAGAACTACTGTATTATCTTGGCTTATCGGATAGGCTTGAACACAAACCATCACAACTTTCGGGAGGAGAACTCCAGCGTATTGCTGTTGCACGAGCATTAATAAACGACCCTAAAATAATACTTGCTGATGAACCATCAGGGAATTTAGATACCCAAAATGCAGAAGAACTTCACAAACTATTCTTAGAATTAAGAAAAAAACTCGGACAAACTTTTATAATTGTAACTCACAACCAACAGCTTGCACAAATGTCTGATAGAGTGATAAAAATGAAAGATGGGGAGATTGTTTAA
- a CDS encoding translocation/assembly module TamB domain-containing protein: MGNNPKKITMKYGKFILMGVVLLFSFIIITSIFVLKTDYGKKYSANLVEKFLEKKLLVKVEIKSLTIKLSSAEFDSVLIYDSKNNLLANVRRVEIKYFGFRRGNNRLKFKKLLVEDAEVFAQKYQGRKGFNFQYLIWRVKNKDPNHVPKTIVFNEFELRNVTLHYKKPDRHKNKGLVNWDNFTMNNLNVKFKNFKSYNRKLNADIVSASGLEENGLELNNIQANLYVDSTRLELYNLKVHLNSSEIRGDLKFYYKTYRDFKKVNTNVILDADFENTKLYLDDLKYFQKEIKSNEKFVVINGSINGKIEDLKSDAIEIQFGKNSDYKGQFRFKGLPEISETFIDVKLENSKVTFKDLNSLLPKLKIPEYFSQSKQITFNGRFTGFVNDFVAYGNIYTPYGKVKTDINFKIPFKTGIPSYSGKINLVNFDLGEFSTKKSKLGAVNMVASIEGKGVTVENLKANIKADADYLEFNNYFYKNVQFNGYMEQKIFQGLLKIDDRNINLDFDGKIDISQLKPEYKFTADFKKVNLHKLHFANDSLLLNGIVEINLKANNIDDIEGTVLLLNSDLKTRDENYNLKTALLSSTIENGTKKIELKSELIDATFEGKFNIKDIPYLAKQSISKYVDSSFISSNQKVDSSRYLEFDINLHHTSFLNRLLGSKVIFEDRSKVKGVFDKQRNIVKLNATIPGIYYKDFYIKNLIINTANKYKTLVLYSSLSKVFKNDSLLARDINLSAESLHDSINLNLYLYSPKLDNHITLIGDMSLKKDSVIVNLENSEMMIANNEKWLIESDDIIIKPKGEVFIQYLQMNQGESNIKILGTISEQDSDPLRIVLNNLDFNQINKYIPVDLSSFSGALNGQLVLFNVLKNPYFDAAIWFNPIIYNQSDSLGVLTLYSNYNNATARTVINGNLKNFEMEDVFNISGSIDLVKTNNIDLTLDIPSTESSNFEPFLKKIVSDVRGEVSANIKIYGPIEDYKILGKIDVENTAFTVNYLKTRYSFSDNIYIDQKGIYLRDILLLDDKGNKAKLIGKVKHNSFKDFMLDISILASDFHAINTTAKDNNMYYGNAFVSGRVDFKGPPEKLKLDIQLKSEKDSKIYLKAYDNNTFGNYDFIKFTDEFNTNQHSFETVNSKKKISLNLDLELNTNADIELIFNPVTRDLIKATGKGNITLKIDHLGNTGMYGSYFIHDGAYTFTALDIISKRFNVKEGSSIIWKGDPLNAILDIEAIYSLEASVIDLIPEEYHEDAYRQKVPVEAKLKLTESLFAPKIKLDFDLMSSNSISGSQLNIVDEQIRIIKNNEEELNKQVISLLVINSFLPVSTGVSGGTNMSGINTNVSSLISSQVSQWLSQVSNQFGSKYIEDIQIGVNYQAENKYYQRELDLLLSTSFLDDRVKVSGSYDVENINANFRVDYQVKKDSK; this comes from the coding sequence ATGGGAAATAACCCCAAAAAAATTACAATGAAATATGGGAAATTTATCCTTATGGGTGTTGTTTTATTATTTTCTTTTATAATTATCACTTCAATCTTTGTATTAAAAACAGATTACGGTAAAAAATATTCCGCAAATTTAGTTGAAAAATTTCTTGAAAAAAAGTTATTAGTAAAAGTTGAGATCAAATCTTTGACTATAAAGTTATCATCTGCTGAGTTTGATAGTGTTTTAATTTACGATAGCAAAAATAATTTATTGGCTAATGTCAGAAGGGTAGAAATTAAATATTTTGGTTTTAGACGAGGAAATAATAGATTGAAATTTAAAAAATTATTGGTGGAAGATGCAGAAGTATTTGCACAAAAATATCAGGGAAGAAAAGGATTTAATTTTCAATATTTGATTTGGAGAGTAAAAAATAAGGATCCTAATCATGTTCCTAAAACTATTGTTTTTAATGAATTTGAATTGAGAAATGTAACATTACATTATAAAAAACCTGACAGGCATAAAAATAAAGGATTAGTAAATTGGGATAATTTCACAATGAACAACCTTAATGTTAAATTTAAAAATTTCAAATCTTATAATAGAAAACTTAATGCTGACATTGTAAGTGCTTCCGGACTTGAAGAAAATGGACTTGAATTAAATAATATTCAAGCAAATCTTTATGTTGATTCTACAAGGTTGGAATTATATAATTTAAAAGTACATCTTAACAGTAGTGAAATAAGAGGTGATTTAAAATTTTATTATAAAACATACAGAGACTTTAAAAAAGTTAATACAAATGTTATCCTTGATGCCGATTTTGAAAATACAAAACTATACTTGGATGATTTAAAATACTTTCAAAAAGAAATAAAATCAAATGAAAAATTTGTTGTAATAAATGGAAGTATTAATGGAAAAATAGAAGATTTGAAAAGTGATGCAATCGAAATTCAATTTGGTAAAAATTCTGATTACAAAGGACAATTTCGCTTTAAGGGTTTACCCGAAATTTCAGAAACATTTATTGATGTAAAATTAGAAAATTCAAAAGTTACTTTTAAAGACTTAAACTCATTATTACCAAAATTAAAAATACCTGAATATTTTTCTCAATCAAAACAAATAACATTTAATGGTAGATTTACAGGTTTTGTAAATGATTTTGTTGCTTATGGAAATATTTACACTCCTTACGGTAAAGTAAAAACTGATATTAATTTTAAAATTCCATTTAAAACAGGTATCCCATCATACTCAGGAAAAATAAATCTTGTTAATTTTGATTTAGGTGAGTTTAGCACAAAAAAAAGTAAACTTGGAGCAGTGAATATGGTTGCTTCAATAGAAGGCAAGGGTGTAACTGTTGAAAATTTAAAAGCCAACATAAAGGCTGATGCTGATTATTTGGAGTTTAATAATTATTTTTACAAAAATGTTCAATTTAATGGATACATGGAACAGAAGATATTTCAAGGACTTTTAAAAATTGATGATAGAAATATTAATTTAGATTTTGACGGGAAAATTGACATTTCACAGCTAAAACCTGAATATAAGTTTACTGCTGATTTCAAAAAAGTAAATCTTCACAAACTTCATTTCGCTAACGATTCTTTGCTTTTAAATGGAATAGTTGAAATTAATTTAAAAGCAAATAATATTGATGATATTGAAGGAACAGTACTTTTACTAAACTCAGACCTAAAAACAAGAGATGAAAATTATAATTTAAAAACAGCTTTACTGTCATCAACAATAGAAAACGGAACAAAAAAAATAGAACTTAAATCGGAGTTGATTGATGCTACTTTTGAAGGTAAATTTAATATTAAAGACATTCCTTATCTTGCGAAGCAATCTATTTCAAAATATGTTGATTCTTCTTTTATTTCTTCAAATCAAAAAGTGGATTCAAGTAGATATCTTGAGTTTGATATTAACCTTCACCATACCTCATTTCTTAATAGATTGCTTGGCTCAAAAGTGATTTTTGAAGATAGGTCGAAAGTAAAAGGCGTTTTTGATAAGCAGCGAAACATTGTTAAATTAAATGCCACCATACCGGGTATTTATTACAAAGATTTTTACATTAAAAATCTGATTATTAATACAGCAAATAAATACAAAACTTTAGTTCTATATTCCTCTTTGAGTAAGGTTTTTAAAAATGATTCTTTACTCGCAAGAGATATAAATCTGAGTGCTGAAAGTTTGCATGATAGTATAAATTTAAATCTTTATTTATATTCTCCAAAGCTTGATAATCATATAACCTTGATTGGTGATATGTCATTAAAAAAAGATTCTGTAATTGTAAATTTAGAAAATTCGGAAATGATGATTGCCAACAATGAAAAATGGCTAATTGAATCTGATGATATTATTATTAAACCCAAAGGTGAAGTATTTATTCAATATTTGCAAATGAATCAAGGAGAGAGTAACATAAAAATCTTAGGAACTATTAGTGAACAGGATTCTGATCCTTTAAGAATTGTTTTAAACAACTTGGATTTTAACCAAATTAATAAATATATTCCTGTTGATTTAAGCAGTTTTTCAGGTGCTTTAAATGGTCAATTAGTTTTATTTAATGTCTTAAAAAATCCATACTTTGATGCTGCAATTTGGTTTAACCCTATAATTTATAATCAAAGCGATTCCCTTGGTGTTTTAACTTTGTACTCAAACTATAACAATGCTACAGCTAGAACAGTTATAAATGGTAATTTGAAGAATTTTGAAATGGAAGATGTTTTTAATATTAGCGGAAGTATCGACTTGGTAAAAACTAATAATATTGATCTTACATTGGATATTCCTTCAACAGAATCATCAAATTTTGAACCTTTTTTAAAGAAGATAGTTTCTGATGTGAGAGGTGAAGTATCTGCAAATATAAAAATTTACGGACCAATTGAGGATTATAAAATTCTTGGAAAAATAGATGTTGAAAACACCGCATTTACAGTAAATTACTTAAAAACAAGGTACAGCTTTTCTGACAACATTTATATCGACCAAAAAGGAATTTACTTAAGAGACATTTTGCTTTTAGACGATAAAGGAAATAAAGCTAAATTAATTGGAAAAGTTAAACATAATTCTTTCAAAGATTTTATGCTTGATATTAGCATTCTTGCTTCTGACTTTCATGCAATAAATACTACTGCAAAAGATAACAATATGTATTATGGAAATGCTTTTGTATCGGGAAGAGTTGATTTTAAAGGACCACCTGAAAAACTAAAACTTGATATTCAGCTTAAATCGGAAAAAGATAGTAAAATTTATTTGAAAGCTTATGACAACAATACTTTTGGAAATTATGATTTTATTAAGTTTACAGATGAATTTAATACAAATCAACATAGTTTTGAAACAGTTAATTCTAAAAAGAAAATATCATTAAATCTTGATTTGGAATTAAATACAAATGCAGATATTGAGTTGATATTTAATCCTGTAACAAGGGATTTGATAAAAGCAACAGGAAAAGGAAACATAACTTTAAAAATTGATCATCTGGGGAATACAGGAATGTATGGAAGTTATTTTATACATGATGGTGCTTATACTTTTACAGCACTTGATATTATTAGCAAAAGATTTAATGTAAAAGAGGGAAGCTCAATAATTTGGAAAGGTGATCCTTTAAATGCTATTTTGGATATTGAAGCTATTTATAGTCTTGAGGCTTCTGTTATTGATTTAATTCCTGAGGAATATCATGAAGATGCGTACAGACAAAAAGTTCCTGTTGAGGCAAAACTCAAATTAACAGAATCTTTGTTTGCACCAAAAATAAAACTTGATTTTGATTTAATGAGTTCTAATTCAATAAGTGGTAGCCAATTAAATATTGTTGATGAGCAAATAAGAATTATTAAAAATAATGAAGAAGAATTAAATAAGCAGGTTATCAGCCTTTTAGTAATAAATAGTTTTTTGCCTGTATCTACAGGAGTTTCAGGTGGAACCAATATGAGTGGAATAAATACAAATGTTAGTTCTCTAATTTCTTCACAGGTTTCTCAATGGCTTTCACAGGTTTCTAATCAGTTTGGTTCAAAATATATTGAAGATATTCAGATAGGGGTAAATTATCAGGCGGAAAATAAATACTATCAACGTGAACTGGATTTATTACTAAGTACAAGCTTTTTGGACGATAGAGTAAAAGTAAGCGGAAGCTATGATGTAGAGAATATTAATGCTAATTTTAGAGTAGATTATCAAGTTAAAAAAGACAGTAAATT
- a CDS encoding lipoprotein signal peptidase produces the protein MQKKSKQHKVKFLKPAIVIILILVFDQVFKIWIKTNMIIGEEHHIIGNWFILHFTENNGIAFGLEFWGENGKIFLTIFRIIAAFFIGYFIVSIVKKGYSQGFVICVSLIFAGAVGNIIDSIFYGVLFNYESLLQGRVVDMLYFPIIDTYYPDWFPLWGGNRFIFFRPVFNISDSAITTGTFSILLFYRKTLKTL, from the coding sequence ATGCAAAAAAAAAGCAAACAACATAAAGTGAAATTCCTTAAACCAGCCATTGTTATTATTCTTATTCTTGTTTTTGACCAAGTTTTTAAAATTTGGATTAAAACAAATATGATCATTGGAGAAGAACATCATATTATTGGCAATTGGTTTATTTTACACTTTACAGAAAATAACGGAATAGCTTTCGGCTTGGAGTTTTGGGGGGAAAATGGAAAAATCTTTTTAACAATTTTTAGAATAATCGCTGCCTTTTTTATCGGATACTTTATCGTTTCAATAGTTAAAAAAGGCTATTCTCAAGGATTTGTAATTTGTGTTAGTCTTATTTTTGCAGGTGCTGTTGGAAATATTATCGACAGTATTTTTTACGGAGTTCTTTTTAATTACGAATCACTTTTACAAGGACGCGTTGTTGACATGCTTTATTTCCCAATTATTGATACCTATTATCCCGATTGGTTTCCGCTTTGGGGAGGAAACAGATTCATATTTTTTAGACCTGTTTTCAATATTTCAGATTCAGCAATAACAACCGGTACTTTTTCAATATTATTATTTTACAGAAAAACACTTAAGACCTTATAA
- a CDS encoding glycosyltransferase family 39 protein translates to MIRNSINNIVKLIVHKHFILTCFILSIILRIFWLLWLNPEIVSDADWYFEKAKMIAEGKGYFSFGHPTAFYPVGYSAFLSFFFKIFESSILIGRVLNIFLYIGILFFVYKITKIFFSDKLTINLSFLFLAFYPNHIAYTTLLYNETLFLFLFSISIFLFLLSLKNQKIISFFITGILFGLSCYVKPQALFIPLIFFIVSYVKNSKKNIPLFLLVLYFGLFLSVLPWQLRNYKAFGKVTFISTVKGYDLLIGNNPYAKGNYGINENYWRKISLEENECIYDKKTKKLALKYIRNHPLESIKIIPKKLYYFFWPGMEGFGWNMNGLSENQMKILHKLRYYSMGAFLLFLIIFSISVVYQLFWNYKQISFATLAIYLLLLYHIILSTVFFGESRFHFHLVPFMLMLVSDLISKILTKLKLYNQSKLHRH, encoded by the coding sequence TTGATTCGTAATTCTATAAACAATATTGTAAAACTTATAGTGCATAAGCATTTTATTCTTACATGCTTTATCCTCTCAATAATTTTACGAATTTTTTGGCTATTATGGCTCAATCCTGAGATTGTAAGTGATGCTGATTGGTATTTTGAAAAAGCAAAAATGATTGCCGAAGGCAAAGGATATTTTTCTTTTGGTCATCCTACAGCTTTTTATCCTGTTGGTTATTCCGCTTTTTTATCATTTTTTTTCAAAATTTTCGAGAGTTCCATTTTAATAGGACGAGTTTTAAATATTTTTCTTTATATCGGTATTTTGTTTTTTGTTTATAAAATAACAAAAATATTTTTCTCCGATAAACTTACAATAAATTTATCTTTCCTTTTTCTTGCATTTTATCCTAATCACATTGCTTACACAACTTTACTGTACAACGAAACTTTGTTTTTGTTTCTTTTTTCAATTTCTATTTTTCTTTTTCTTTTATCATTAAAAAACCAAAAAATAATAAGTTTTTTTATAACAGGAATTTTATTCGGGCTAAGTTGCTACGTAAAGCCTCAAGCTTTATTTATTCCCCTGATATTTTTTATTGTCAGCTATGTTAAAAACAGCAAAAAAAATATTCCACTTTTTCTATTAGTTTTGTATTTCGGATTATTTTTAAGTGTTCTTCCATGGCAACTAAGGAATTATAAAGCATTTGGAAAAGTAACTTTTATTTCTACCGTAAAAGGTTATGACTTACTTATTGGAAACAATCCTTATGCAAAAGGGAATTACGGAATTAATGAGAATTACTGGAGAAAAATTTCATTAGAAGAAAACGAATGTATTTATGATAAAAAAACTAAAAAGTTAGCTTTAAAATATATTAGAAATCATCCTTTGGAAAGCATAAAAATAATTCCTAAAAAATTATATTATTTCTTTTGGCCGGGGATGGAAGGCTTTGGTTGGAATATGAATGGACTTAGTGAAAATCAAATGAAAATCCTACATAAACTAAGGTATTATTCAATGGGAGCATTCTTGCTTTTTCTTATTATTTTCTCTATTTCAGTAGTTTATCAATTATTCTGGAATTACAAACAAATTTCTTTTGCAACTTTAGCAATTTATTTACTTTTGCTTTACCATATTATTTTATCAACTGTCTTTTTCGGTGAATCACGTTTCCATTTTCACCTTGTACCATTTATGCTTATGCTTGTAAGTGATTTAATATCAAAGATATTAACAAAATTAAAACTTTACAATCAAAGTAAATTGCATAGACATTAA
- the tsaD gene encoding tRNA (adenosine(37)-N6)-threonylcarbamoyltransferase complex transferase subunit TsaD: protein MSIILALESSCDDTSAAILKDGNILTNITSSQEVHNKYGGVVPEIASRTHQKNIFFIVDTAIEKAKISKKDIDAISFTAGPGLIGSLLVTTSFAKGLALSLNIPLIGVNHLQAHVLANFIDEPKPKFPFLCLLVSGGHTQILRVDDHLHFEILGQTLDDAAGEAFDKAAKIIDLPYPGGPNIDKHAKSGNIDAFSFPTPKIKALDFSFSGLKTSFLYSVRDGIKENKNFIADNLNNICASYQHRIVSYLLQKLEKASKETGIKEIALAGGVAANSYLRKKLIEKAEKNNWETYIPASQYCTDNAAMIAITSYYKFEKGLFDNQSIKAYARQEKL from the coding sequence ATGAGCATTATTTTAGCATTAGAATCTTCATGTGACGACACTTCGGCAGCAATTTTAAAGGATGGCAACATTCTTACCAATATTACTTCCAGCCAAGAAGTTCACAATAAATATGGTGGCGTAGTTCCTGAAATCGCTTCCAGAACTCATCAAAAAAACATTTTTTTTATAGTCGACACTGCCATTGAAAAAGCAAAAATCAGCAAAAAAGATATTGATGCAATTTCTTTTACAGCAGGTCCTGGTTTGATTGGTTCTCTTTTGGTTACTACATCATTTGCTAAAGGACTTGCCCTATCTCTTAACATTCCTCTTATTGGAGTTAATCATTTACAGGCTCATGTTTTGGCAAATTTTATTGATGAACCCAAACCAAAATTCCCTTTTTTATGTTTGCTTGTTTCGGGAGGACATACGCAAATATTAAGAGTTGACGACCATCTTCATTTTGAAATATTAGGGCAAACCCTTGATGATGCGGCAGGTGAAGCATTCGATAAAGCCGCAAAAATTATAGATCTTCCATATCCGGGGGGTCCCAATATTGACAAACACGCCAAAAGTGGAAATATTGATGCCTTTAGTTTTCCTACTCCTAAAATTAAAGCTCTTGATTTTAGCTTTAGCGGACTCAAAACATCCTTTTTGTACAGTGTTAGGGATGGGATAAAAGAAAATAAAAATTTTATAGCTGATAATTTAAACAACATTTGTGCATCATACCAGCATAGAATAGTTAGCTATTTGTTACAAAAATTAGAAAAAGCTTCAAAGGAAACAGGAATTAAAGAAATTGCATTAGCAGGTGGTGTAGCAGCAAATTCATATTTGAGAAAAAAATTAATTGAAAAAGCTGAAAAAAATAATTGGGAAACATATATTCCTGCTTCTCAATATTGTACAGACAATGCTGCAATGATTGCAATTACATCTTACTACAAATTCGAAAAGGGATTATTTGATAATCAAAGTATTAAAGCTTATGCACGACAAGAAAAATTATGA
- a CDS encoding DUF2147 domain-containing protein has product MKSKVFFITVFFSFLFLFSQAQKNKPEDKIWAEWYTDSKKSLVKIFRATNGNYYGKIIWLKEPLEDDGTEKIDDENPNPKLQNEPIIGLMILKSFKYKGDNTWGDGTIYDPENGKTYKCTIKMDGDKINVRGFIGVSLLGRTTVWTKKK; this is encoded by the coding sequence ATGAAGTCAAAAGTGTTTTTCATTACAGTATTTTTCTCATTTTTATTTTTATTTTCTCAAGCTCAAAAAAATAAACCCGAAGATAAAATATGGGCAGAGTGGTACACCGATTCAAAGAAAAGTCTTGTAAAAATTTTCCGAGCAACAAATGGAAATTATTATGGGAAAATTATTTGGTTAAAAGAACCATTGGAAGATGATGGAACAGAAAAAATTGATGATGAAAATCCAAATCCAAAATTACAAAATGAACCGATTATTGGATTAATGATTTTAAAATCTTTTAAATACAAAGGTGATAACACTTGGGGAGACGGAACTATTTATGACCCTGAAAACGGTAAAACATACAAGTGTACTATAAAAATGGATGGCGATAAAATTAATGTTAGAGGTTTTATTGGTGTTTCACTTTTAGGCAGGACTACTGTCTGGACAAAAAAGAAGTAG
- a CDS encoding TraR/DksA C4-type zinc finger protein, translating to MEMIKDQYNDKELQEFKVIIDKKILRARDELIFLNDSILNPNEHGTHDTHSANKMLDDNSVSAEKENLSRLADRQRKFINNLDKALVRIENKTYGICRETGILISKERLKAVPHATLSIDAKKKQTT from the coding sequence ATGGAAATGATAAAAGATCAATATAATGATAAGGAATTACAAGAATTTAAAGTTATAATTGACAAAAAGATTTTAAGAGCTAGAGATGAATTGATATTCCTTAATGACTCAATACTTAATCCTAATGAACATGGAACCCATGATACTCATTCTGCGAATAAAATGCTTGATGACAATAGCGTTTCCGCAGAAAAAGAAAACTTAAGCCGACTTGCAGACAGGCAAAGAAAATTCATCAATAATCTCGATAAAGCATTAGTTCGCATTGAAAATAAAACCTATGGAATTTGCAGAGAAACAGGGATTCTCATTTCTAAAGAAAGATTGAAAGCTGTACCTCATGCTACTTTAAGTATAGATGCAAAAAAAAAGCAAACAACATAA